A stretch of the Microcebus murinus isolate Inina chromosome 6, M.murinus_Inina_mat1.0, whole genome shotgun sequence genome encodes the following:
- the OR10G2 gene encoding olfactory receptor 10G2 yields the protein MRKTKNTSLDTVVTEFILLGLPHTPNLRILLFLVFLTIYILTQLGNLLILLTVWADPKLHARPMYILLGVLSFLDMWLSSVIVPRLILNFTPASKAIPFGGCVAQLYAFHFLGSTQCFLYTLMAYDRYLAICQPLRYPMLMNGRLCTILVAGAWVAGSIHGSIQATLTFRLPYCGPNQVDYFICDIPAVLRLACADTTVNELVTFVDIGVVAASCFMLILLSYANIVHAILQIRTADGRRRAFSTCGSHLTVVTVYYVPCIFIYLRAGSKSPLDGAVAVFYTVVTPLLNPLIYTLRNQEVKSALKRITTGRGPVNENK from the coding sequence ATGAGAAAGACCAAAAACACATCTCTGGACACCGTGGTAACAGAATTCATTCTCCTGGGCTTGCCCCACACCCCAAATCTAAGAATCCTCCTCTTCCTGGTCTTCCTCACCATTTACATCCTGACTCAGCTGGGGAACCTGCTCATCCTGCTCACCGTGTGGGCTGACCCGAAGCTCCATGCTCGCCCCATGTACATCCTTCTCGGAGTGCTCTCCTTCCTGGACATGTGGCTCTCCTCAGTCATCGTTCCCCGgcttattttgaattttactcCTGCAAGCAAGGCGATCCCATTTGGTGGCTGTGTGGCTCAGCTGTATGCCTTTCACTTCCTGGGCAGCACCCAGTGCTTCCTCTACACCTTGATGGCCTACGACAGGTACCTGGCAATATGCCAGCCCCTGCGCTACCCCATGCTCATGAATGGGAGGTTGTGCACAATCCTTGTGGCTGGAGCTTGGGTGGCTGGCTCCATCCATGGGTCTATCCAGGCCACCCTGACCTTCCGCTTGCCCTACTGTGGGCCCAACCAGGTGGATTACTTTATCTGTGACATCCCTGCAGTGTTGAGACTGGCCTGTGCTGACACAACTGTCAATGAGCTTGTGACCTTTGTGGACATTGGAGTTGTGGCCGCCAGTTGCTTCATGTTAATTCTGCTCTCCTATGCCAACATAGTCCACGCCATCCTGCAGATACGCACCGCTGATGGGAGGCGCCGCGCCTTCTCCACCTGCGGCTCCCACCTAACCGTCGTCACCGTCTACTATGTCCCCTGTATTTTCATCTATCTTCGGGCTGGCTCCAAGAGTCCCCTGGATGGGGCAGTGGCTGTGTTTTACACTGTGGTCACTCCATTACTGAACCCCCTCATCTACACACTGAGGAACCAGGAAGTGAAGTCTGCTCTGAAGAGGATAACAACAGGTCGAGGGCCTGTGAATGAAAATAAGTAA